The Elusimicrobiota bacterium genomic sequence TCCTGTCCTTAAGCCCGGGACATCCTTTTTGTCTGTAAGAAGTTTTTCAAGATCGTTCAAAGAATCGTGCACGAGGTCTTGAATATTGGCAAAACTTTTCGTGTTCCGGCTTTTTGAAATATTAAAAAGTATGCCCTGGGATTCGTCTAATATTTCTTCCGCGGAAAATTTTTCATTAAAAGCGGAATTAACGATATTGCTCCCGGCGTTAATCAATTTTCTCAATATTGATTTATCCCGCACAATTTCTGCGTAATGCTCAACGTTAGCTGCAGTAGATACTGAATTGATCATGGAAGTTAGATAAGATGTTCCGCCGTTATCAATGAACAATTTATTTTTTTTGAGTTTTTCGGATACAGTAATGATATCTATAGCTTTGCTGTCCAATTCCAGGTTTTTTGTTGCGGTAAATATCTGCTTGTGAAACTCACTATAAAAATCGTCTTCGTTTACAATTTCCAATCCCTTGCTAACTGCTTCTTTTTCAATCAGCATTGAACCTAAAACTGCCATCTCTGCTTCAATGGACTGGGGCGGGACTTTATCTATTTGGAGATCAGTATTTTTTTTGGTTTCTAAAGCCATTTAATCCTTTTTCTCCGCATTATTTTCTATTTTTTCTTCTACGACCCAAACTTTAGCTTGCGCTGTCACTTCCGGATGAAGACGCACATTAACGGTATAAGCTCCGACTTCTTTCAGGGACTCAGCTAAAAGAATGTCGTGTTTATTTATTTTAAAACCTTTTTCTTCAAAAGCTTCGGCTATGTCGGAAACAGTAACAGCCCCGAAAAGTTTACCGTTCTCACCGACTTTTACGGTAATAGTCAAAGATATTTTTTCAATTTTTTCCGCAAGTTCTTTTTTCTCACTAATAAGGGATTCCCTTTGCTTTTCAAGCTTTATTTTTTCTTTCTCCCAAATCTTGAGGTTTTTCTCATCTGCTTCCATAACAAGACTTTTGGGAATAAGGTAATTCCTGGCAAAACCGTCTGAAATCTCTTTTATCTCGCCTTGCCTGCCGACATTTACTATATCAGAACGCAATATTACTTTCATTAGCTCCTCCCACTTCTTAGTTGTAAGGGATAAGGTGTAAGGGTTAAGTTAAAACTACCATTCATTATTTTGCCGTTGCCGTCACTTAATCCTTATCACTTACCACTTAACACTGTTACTAGATAACTGCAAACGGAATAAGTGCAAGCATTCTTGCTCTTTTTATCGCGATGCATAAAATCCTTTGATGTTTTGCGCAGTTTCCCGTAATCCTGCCCGAAAGAATTTTTCCTCTTTCAGTCATGAAAGTTCTTAAAAGACTTAAGTTCTTATAGTCTATTTCCACTTTATCAGCGCAAAACTTGCATACTTTCTTTTTTATGGGCCCGCCGCGGCGGAATCTTCCGCCTTCTTGAGGCCGTGCGCTTGGCCTGCTTTGTGGCCTGCTAGTTTGTACCATATTTTTACTCCTTATTTTTTTTAAACTACGTGTAAAAGTGTAAAAGTTTGGAAAGTTTTGAAAGTTAGATGCTTTTAAAGTCTTTAACCTTCACACATTTACACTTTCTAAACTTTCTTAACGTATTTTTTATTAAAACGGAATTTCTTCTTCGTCACTGGGAGTATTCTCGCTGCGGCCTTGAGATTCACTTACATCAGGAACAGCAGCGGCGCTGCTTGCAGCCTTTGACAAAAACTGCACCCTTCTTGCAACCACTTCAATGCTGTTTCGTTTTTGTCCCTCTTTAGTTTCCCATGCCCTGCTCTGAAGCCTTCCCTCTATATGGACCGGCAGCCCCTTTTTTAGCCTTTCCCCGCAACGGTTTGCAGATTCTCCCCAGACAACGACAGGAATAAAGCTTGTGTCGTCCTTCCATTCTCCTGAGGAAGCATCTTTATAGCGGCGATTAACGGCTATATCTATGCGGCAAAACGCCTGGCCTTTTGTTGTAAAACGGACTTCAGGGTCTCGGGTTAAACGGCCGACTATGGTTACGCTATTCTGCTCCGGCAGTCTTAAGTTCGTTTGATTCATTAGACTTTACCTCCTTAAGCTCGGGTTGAACTTTCTCAGGGGTTTTTAAAGATTTTTTCTTTTTTTCTATTTTCACCGTTAAATAGCGTATTACAGAATCATTAACCCTGTAGAATGTTTCTAAAGCGTGTATCAATTCTCCCGGTCCGGACAACTCCATAAATACATAATTTCCTTCGCGAAACTTTTTTACGGGATACGCGAGTTTCTTTTTTCCCAGCTGCTGAATTGCAACTATGGAACCATGCGAGTGATCAACAACTTTTTTTACTTTTTCTACGATTTCGTCAATTTTTTCGGCAGGTAATTCGGGGGAACAAATAAATGTGCTTTCATACGTGGTCATTTAAAACACCTCCTTTCCGGATTTCCCTGAAGGGTTTGATAGTTTGGTTATACTCACTATTTACCTCTTAAGGGCTTAGCCCCCCGATTATATCGGGAAGCAAAAGATTGTTGATATATTACTAAATTATTATTGCTTTGACAAACAAAAATTAAAAGATTCTATGGCACAAATCTCTTCAATCTTCCTTCAAAGAGATCGTAAAATATCGGCACGATTATCAATGTGATAAATGTTGAACAACTTAATCCGCCTATAACTGCTATTGCCAAGGATTTCCAAGCTTCGGCACCCTGCCCTTGAGAAATGGCCAGGGGAAGAACTCCGGCTAGAGTAGTAATCGTTGTCATTAAAATCGGCCTTAATCTTACCCTGACCGATTCAACCAACGCTTCTCTAACGGTAAATCCTTTTGCGCGCAGTTGGATTGTATAGGTAAGAAAAACAATGGCATTATTAACAACAATACCCGTAAGCATAATTAAACCGATAAAAGAATTCACGTTCAGAGTCTGATTAGTTAGAAAAAGAGACCAAATAACTCCCACAAATCCAAACGGAACAGAAAACATAATAATAAATGGGTCGCGAAAAGATTCAAATTGTGCCGCCATAACTAAATAAACTAAAATAATCCCTAAAAGAAATGTGAAATAAAGATTTTTGAATGTATCTTTCATTTCTTTTACAGTTCCGCCGAATTCTATATTGACTCCGGGCGGCACATTGATTTTTTTTATTTCCTTTTCTATTTGCCTGCTTATTTCGCCCAAACTTCTTCCAAAAATGCTCCCGGTCACCATAATATATCGCTGCTGGTTTTTTCGTGAAATTGATTGAAACCCGCCGACAAGTTTCACTTGCACAAGATCTGAAAGAACAAAAGATCTTCCGTCCGGAGTCCTAATATTTAAACTCAGGACGTCTTTAATATCTTTAGCATCTTGCGGCCGAAGCTTGACAATAACAGGATATTCGTCCTGGCCGTCCCGGTAAAGCGTGGCGGTTTTGCCCTTGAAAGCAATACCGATAGTGTCCGCAACCAAGTGCGGCGGTATCCCGTATTTAGCAAGTTTTGAACGGTCAATAATCAGCTGATATTCTATCTTTCCCTTCTCCCTGCTTAATTTAACTTCAACAACGCCATTCGTTTTGCGCATAATATCTGCAATTTGCACAGCGACTGAATCAGTAACATCATAATCTACTCCGGCTATTTCTACGACAAGAGGCCTTGCAATCGCTCCGCCAAACTTCTGCGATAGGGGGTCTCCTGTTGTAAACTCAATATGTACGGGGCCTGGAATCTGCGAGTATTTATTTCTAAGAATATTTACAATTTCTTGTTCGCTTCTTTTCCTTTTTTCTTTCGGTTTAAGCCTAATATATAAACGCAAAAGATTTTGACCTTCTTCGGAAGTGCCCCCGCCGCTTTGTGAAATAGTATAGACTTGCCCGGACTGGCTGGATAACCCTTCTATATCTTGACCAACAATAAGATTAGTTTCATCTATAAGTTTTTGGGCAAATTCATCGGTAGCCGTGACCGAATAATTTACCGGCATTTTAATTGTTGCTTGAATAAAAGCGCTGTCTTGTGAAGGAAAAAACTCCGTGCCCACGAAATTAACAAGGCCCAATGATATTGCGAATA encodes the following:
- the rpsF gene encoding 30S ribosomal protein S6 → MTTYESTFICSPELPAEKIDEIVEKVKKVVDHSHGSIVAIQQLGKKKLAYPVKKFREGNYVFMELSGPGELIHALETFYRVNDSVIRYLTVKIEKKKKSLKTPEKVQPELKEVKSNESNELKTAGAE
- the rpsR gene encoding 30S ribosomal protein S18, with amino-acid sequence MVQTSRPQSRPSARPQEGGRFRRGGPIKKKVCKFCADKVEIDYKNLSLLRTFMTERGKILSGRITGNCAKHQRILCIAIKRARMLALIPFAVI
- a CDS encoding single-stranded DNA-binding protein — its product is MNQTNLRLPEQNSVTIVGRLTRDPEVRFTTKGQAFCRIDIAVNRRYKDASSGEWKDDTSFIPVVVWGESANRCGERLKKGLPVHIEGRLQSRAWETKEGQKRNSIEVVARRVQFLSKAASSAAAVPDVSESQGRSENTPSDEEEIPF
- the rplI gene encoding 50S ribosomal protein L9 — encoded protein: MKVILRSDIVNVGRQGEIKEISDGFARNYLIPKSLVMEADEKNLKIWEKEKIKLEKQRESLISEKKELAEKIEKISLTITVKVGENGKLFGAVTVSDIAEAFEEKGFKINKHDILLAESLKEVGAYTVNVRLHPEVTAQAKVWVVEEKIENNAEKKD